TATATTTAATTCCTCcaattatatttaatttatatcCAGATTTTAAAGGTTCAAGTAATTTTAAACTTCTAATAATATCTTGTTCACTTATTTTATTtgttaaatttgaatttgattttccacCATTTCTTAAATTTTCTATACgtttaattaaatcttttatttttattaaaccaccatttgaatttcttgttgaaattgaaatatcaactAATTGAACTGctaattcatattcaaattcatcaatacctAATAATCCCCAaaatccatctttacctccaatagatcttgaatttgatgaagacgaagaagaagaagaagaagcgatTAAAGGATCAATATTTAATGCAGAACacattttttgaaattgaaatctaAATGCAGGATCATTTTTAATATCCTTTTTATgttttattgaaaattcaattaatataTCTCTGAAAGATTCTAATGATGTTTGTAAAGATTCAAGTTGagtttttgaaattgatgttgataatgttgaatAAGATGAATTGTATGCTGAATGACGAgataaagctgataatcCCGGTCCTTTACGCATTTTCATTGAATTCTCTCAAGGCGAGTATAAAATGACATGTAATAGATTATCAGTATTGAGTGTTCTCATATCTACAATCGACTGTTTCAAGTATAAGAGTAGGTTGTGATAAATGCAATTACGTATTTGAGGATGTTGACGTTAGTCACCATACGTACTCGATCTAACTAACGTAGGTCATAACCTTACTTAACGTACAATCCCACGTGTTTTCATTCGTCAATATTCATGtattccaaattcaaatcaattaacCTAAGAATTGAAACGTCTTCCAACTACTTATCAATTCCGTTGCAGAAATTACATATCGCTCAGCGTCAAACTTATTCAGAGCTGACAAGAAAGCAAATAAGCCAGGGCACAACCGATTGACGGCGATGCAATGTCATTGACCAGTTCTCCGCCTTCAATCTCCCCTCGACAATCCCATACCGACCTGATTTATCAACAATATTACCGTAAACCCGCTTCCTTAAGCTCCAGCCCAGGCTCGAGTACATCGTATAACCATGCAGTCCCAAGCTCACAAACCTCCAGCGGATTATCTTCTCCTGACAGGAGCAGATCAAGGTCGAATACAATAAATACAAGTACAGGTGGATTCCCAGCTAAACCCAATGTGATTCGAAGTACTAGCACTAGATCTGCTCCAACCAGTCCAAGTGGTCGTTTGGTCATGCAAGGGCTCACGCCATTGAACAACATTAGTACCTTACCATCGGATGCTACTCCAACCTACTCTCAAGGTAGTCAGAAAGTTTACGCTCAGCGACTatctcaacaacaacagtCGCAAGGCTTGATGGGCCCGCCAGCAACATTGCCGTCGCAATACAATCTGAATCAACAGAGACCTCCTCAATTTCACTCTCATTCGCTACCACCTGCCAATCCACTTCTCACTCTTCCTGTCTCCGGATCAAACCAACAGCCATCACCTGCTCATATCTCCCTCGCTGGTCCGTCTCGCCAACAATCTTACCCTAATGCTATACCGATACCTATTCCTTCTAACTCATCGCACATGCCGTCCGCCAAATCCATCACACGGACTAGACCTAGAcaatctttctcttctgcCTGGTCACACGGTGAAGACTCAGGTTTAGATTCCGATGCGACTGTCCGACCCGGTAGTAAGGGTGATATGAGCAGGCATAAGGGTAGTTTAAGTCAGCCTGATTTGACTGTTCTTAGATCGAAAAGGGTAGAAGGTTGGGCTGGACATATGAGGAGTGAAGGAGGACCCACAAAGACGCCAATACCTCAAGCCGATATTCCCAGTGGTGGTGAAATTAAACGAAGATCATCAGGACATCGACAAAAGACTCCACCATCTTCTTACTCTAAAACCCCTCCGAGcgataaagaaggatggTTACCAGCTTCTCCATCTCGTTCTTACTCTTCGTTGTCATCCTTGCGCAAATCTCCATCGTCATCACCACGATCGTCTCAGCTGAATATACCTACAATGTCACCAATCATCCCAAACAGGGTGATCACACCTTTATCAAACTCTtcatcagaagatgaagaatacGTTTCACTTATTTCAAGCGGTATAAATAGAACAAGTTCATCATTGGAAAGAGGTTCAAGTGAAGAtgcagatgatgattatgaatcaacctcaacttcaacaaattctcCAGGTGGTTCATCAGGTTCAATCACATTCTCACCAAAGAGGACGAAAAGATTTGGATCTTCTGGTAATTTACGTTCACGTTTTCCATTGGATAGAAAAGGTAGTTATCCTAGcatatcatcaacttcGACAACTTCAAATGATGCAGGAGGACTGGGATTAAATTTAAACGGAGATACTAGTGAGACGATTACTGCAAAGACTGATAAGACCACTTCATCCATGGAAAATACAAGTAAATCCAAGGGTTTAGTTGagaaatttgaagattttttTCGAAATTCAACATTACTTCCTTTAAGATTATTGGCTATTATACCTTCTCTTTGGGGTATATGCGTTTTAGTCGAAGCTTTGATTACTGGTGGACTATGGGTAGATGTTTGGCCTTGGGGAGTGGATTTATCCAGAGAAGCATTAGAAAGATTGGTAGCTGGAGGTGAGAATACAGAGGGGGTTTGGAGATCATGTGATAGAGGTGACGCAATACTTTGCATAGCATGGGTGAGTGAGATTTCCAAAATCAGGCTGTCTctagatcaaattcatgGAGTAATATCCTGATACACTGATCTTTTATGTTTGTTGATTAGGCAATATGCACCGCACATTTTTGTTTCTCACTTACAACAGGTTTAACACATCGTTGGAGATCTTATTATTCTTTACCATCAACAATTACAAGATTAGTTTCACTTCAATGTTTATGTTGGCCTGCAACATATTTAACTTTATGGTTTTTAGGTGCAAAAAGATTATTACTTTGTTGGGTTGTTATAGGAGTTACAACAGGTTGGTCAAGAACAATACAAATGTGGGTAACTTCAAATGTTATTCCATCAAATACAATCAAAGAAcaagataaaaataatttggataatggaggaggaggagatACAACAcctaatttaaaaaatattaatCTTATTGGACCACCAGAAATTCCTGATGGATTAAGTACATGGGAAAGTTTTAAATGGGGTAGAAAATGGGATTGGGATAAAATTGCAAGAGAAGtaatttggaaaattgGTTTTTTATTACTTGTTACTTGTGCTTGGCTTTTTTGGggaattgaaaaaggaatGAAAGTGAGAGGATAATtaatcaagttgaatttgaatagCTTGTTGCTATGAATATTATATCggatattttaaataatttttgttgtgttattattttgattaaatatacgaattttacttttaatgaaatatacgaaatgaatatgaattatttatgaaagaattgtctttgtctttttttattttggtGAAGAAATGTTTATGcataattttaatttaaaattatataatttattcaaaatcttttattCCAACgtattttcttctccaatGTAATAAAGGTTGtaaatttttatcatttgataaattaacATTTAAAACTTTACAAATGAATAATTCACTTCctttttgttcttgttcttgttctttttctttttcttgttctaatatatcattttcaaaatttgaagaagaagaagaagaagaagaagataaatcttttaatgaaatattttgaataatttcacattttaaattacctattgaatttttcaaaCTTGGTGGAATGTTATTAAtgttattatcatcaaaattattattatcccaagtatttgataaattaaaaatttcattatgatttgaacaaggtaatgataaagaatttgcaatttcttcattttcttttgataataatgaaattgttattattcttgatttattcgaatttataattgatttttcattaaaattggaatttattgaatttaaatttgaagaagaagaagaagatgaatttaaaggatttgaatttaaagattgttgtgatgatgatgattttaaattagataataaatttattgCCCAATTTGGAGGTTTTTCAGGTATAggtaatttaaataaaggCCAAGGTAATTCTGAttttaaaggtaaatttatactttttattgatgattgatttttttctaaataatcattttttatGAAACCATTTTTTATATATTCATCAGAAACTTCATTAAATATTTGAGAAGGTGGTTTTAAACAATCTGCCATTCTAGAAGGTAATCttaaagaaaaagcaaCTAATGGAATAGGATATAAAGTTAAAGATGTAAATGAAGTTAAAGTTGCTCcatgatattttgatttaccaaatAAACTTGAATGTTTAGGTACTGAAGTTACTGCTATAGCTACTGGctaaaaagaataaaaacaaaatacCATTagtaaaattatttttacaTTGACTTTCATCTAAAGATCGATAAACCCACCTGAGCAACATTTCTCATTACTTCTCTTAACATTATCGAAGgatctaatttattttctaaattattCGAGAAATACCTTTTGATATATcttattgatgatttattccATGATCTATATGTCGAtctattgatgatgatcatcatcgttgTTGTTGTACCTTGATGCAAAACTTTTAAATCTCCCTAGCTAATATTATATCTTCAATACCTTTAACAATTCACCTTGTCTTTCCGTAGATCGTTTTAAATTGTAGATCTCTAAAATAAGTTGATGACCGAATAAGCATGTTTCAACAACCGAGTACTATGActtaaatctaaatcacGTGATATTATCGATCACCTATAgtaatattattataacTTGTCGAGtatcaattcatctatTAATTTCAGATGGTATTGAATATGCATAAGTTTGTGAGTGTACATGTATATTACAAATATATggaaatgatatatatgatattcGTTACAAAAAAATTACcaaaaaaagatcaaaattgGAATAGAAAAGGGTACAACTTTagtatatgatatatataaatgaggtataaatttcaaaattccTAGAATATTCAATCCAAATATACAATGAAATtaaacttcttcttcttcttctgattcaaAACTTGTACGATTTAATAAACCTTGTccattttcaatcatttcttcttgttgttcttgttgttcttgttcttgttgTGCTTTTTTAAGTGCTTTTTTAGTTAAATAAgttaaataaataaataaaaataaacaaaGTAAAATTCCAAACCATGTTGAATAAGTTTTAATTTGTTCTCTTTTTTcccattcatcatcattatcattttgaatccaaggaggtaaaggatgatgatgatttttgtgttcattttcatatttgTGTCCAGGAATTTCATTGGATTCCcattgatcatcttcatgtTGATCGTCATCTTTCGATGGTTCGTtcaattcaacattatGTGAATGTCCATAAGCTTCTGATAAATTATGAATACCACTTCCTATCCAAGTATGTAAAACTAATTTACATAAACTTAAAGCTGTACATGCTGTATAAGTTTTAAGTGacaaagaaggtgaagatgctAAAATCACGTTGAGTAAATTATAAGGATATGGAGCTATTCGAATTAAAAGTAATAAATGAGGATGTGAGGAAAGGAGTGATAAAAGTGTAGAAGAAGTTTGTGAGCATGATAAGCTGATTAagtcaatatcaatcattagTGAAACAGATCTATACAATGCTTATACGCTTTTACTGACGCATCATTTGATTacgaaaagaaaattcCACTTACAGTCTTCCAATAACATCTCTTAACCAACATCGACTAATTATAAATACTCCTACAGCACCTACTAAACTTGCTAAATAACTAATCAGAAACCCTTGCCATACACCAAATGTATATCCTGATAATACTATAAGAGTTGAATAAAGTGGTATAGGAGGTATAGTAGTTATtaatatcaaaagaaagaaaattgcATGACCatatgaagaagcttcaaGAGTTGTTGACATTGAATCTAAGCCTATTTTCCATAGAAGAtatgaattaataaatttgagaatcaaagaagataaattgCAATATAACTTACTTTGAAAAAGTTCTTTTCTCCACCAACCTAAAATACCTAAAACTAATAAAGTAGTTGATATCCAACCTAAAATCATTCCTTTTCCAATAgcattttcacctttaaaaGAACAAACAGAACCTATTCCATTTCTAGATTTATCCCACATTTCATTTAATGATAAACTAACTGATCTATTTctatttcctcttcttcctccactATTTCCAGTAGAATTTggattcaaatgatttgaatttgaatttgaatttaaatttggatttaaatATTCATTAGATTCAAAAGTAGGTGGataagatgaatatgatttaaattcttttgaatttttgaaatcttcatcttcatcttgatattgattttcagaATATCTTAAATTCtcttgattattttgatttgtattttgagAATTGGAAGATATAGGAGGagcaggaggaggaggttgAGTAGCgtatgatgttgaagaatgatATAAAATTGGTCTTTGTTGTGTACTTGATGAAGGtctagaagaagatggtatTGAACTATTGATAGAATCagtgattgatttttcgaGATTGGAAGACATCtttatttgttttgattcgattgattttcaactAAAGAATAGGGATCTTCCGATTCTGCTTGATATAAGATTTTGAAGTAACGATCAAGTAAACCCtcaatattgatattcctGATTAACTCCAAGTGACACGACTCGACGATATCGACTTTGAAACGTTCCTACACAACTactaattttgattgttaCCGAAGTGATTGTCTCCTATTGATATACAATAGTTGTATATCTTGTTACCTCTACCTATAATTGATCATCGATATctcaaaaatcatcaattatccAATCGTTTCTAAACCCACTAGGTCAAGATTTAATTTGACCAATCCTATATTATCAACATCTAATTTGAAATGTTTGAACGGATTGCGCGAAGATAAATATATCTTCAGATGATTCGTATATGATTCCGTAGTGAAGGTTAATGACCGTCAATCAATACGACTCCTTTTCCGAAGTATCCTTAAACTTCTAATTGTGATAATATCTATTCTAATTGATGATTACAAATATAAAGTCATAATTAAGATATTgaatctttatcatcttttcatcaatacaCTTACTACTACTGCGAACAATGATTAAAATGTACGACAGAGTGCCAAGAGTGATTGTTATTAAGTTATTCCGCAGTCATTATATATAACAGTAACAAGTGAATCTGGAACAATAAACCATTAAGCCTTACTAGTATTTCGTAACGTTCCCCGGTGAGTTCGGGCCTGTTTTACCCtgaatgatatgatatgatcCCACGTTCGTATTGATCTTAAACTCATCCCATCCATGTAATTTACAATCGACAAGCACAATCTCGATTTTACATATGCAACTATATCACACCTACTCATATGCAAAACACTCATATCACATACATAAAACCCACCTTCACCCGCCATTACCCTAAACCCTCTCAAAGACATACAGATAAGCCTTACCTCTCATCTCTTCCCCTCCCCTTTCCGGTGCTCTAACTACCTTTTCATCATTGAACAAAATCCATTCACCGTCTTTACCATCTACACCTTCAGGATTTCGAATGGTGGTTACATAATGACCAGAATGTACTGATGGTCCTTTATGTGAGATGAATGCTTTCAACTTGTAATTCGCCGGAAGATCACTTGAACCTCCAATGTTTTCGTCTTTCTCGTCTTTCCCCTCTCCAGCAGGAAGAGTAGAAACGTCTTCACCTGGATCACCTGGATTAGAGAATAACCATTCGATCGCTCTTTCGGCATTACCATCCTGAACATTATTAGAGTCTGTTAGCTTcttggatttgatttgtCGGATAAAATGTCTTACAGATTCCCTCAAAGCTTTTCTAGCTTGATTAGGTGTGAATCCCATATCACTAATCATATTTATCTGATCTTGTGATGGCTCAGAAGCAGATTTCGATTGTGTTTGAACTTGTATAGGCGCATCGATATCTGCCAAATGTCAATTCAGCTATCATCCGGCACTTGCGCGGAATGCACAGCTGAACCTACCTGGATCTTCCATATGTTCAAACAACCAACTCATGGCTACCTCGGCATCGCTGTTACCCGTAGCAAGTAATGCTTTCTGACATCGATTTGTCGGGAATCCCATAGCTTCCAGCTGAGACATTGCTGTAGCGTTGAATTCGGGTAAAGCGGAATCGGATGCAGATTTGACCGtcatttcctcttcaccCGGCTGAAGACCTTGAGAGAGGAATGAATCCAAGGTCAATGTGTCAGGCACATTAACAGGTATCTCTGTCAAGTGTTACTGATCAGCCCTGGTTGTATGACACTGAGGTGATCAAACCCTGCAGCGGACATACCTAATTTGGTGGGAAcccaatttatcaattggaaCTTTTTCATATGGAATACCAGTAACTCAGGGAAAGACTTGAACCTTGTTGATCTACACCACATCGTTCCAATGTCAGTCGGTATCACTCCACTCCCgtacaagaagaagctcGATCAGCTCACTTAATAGCGGTTGTCTTGCCATCACATGTTTCGCATTGATACCCCTCAATAGTCTCGTCGCCACAAAGCTGTTGTATACATTTCTCAAGCTCTACCTCCTGGAAAAGCTTTCTCCCTTCCTCGTCTATCCCTTTCTCAGTAGCATCGACCGGAAGACTCGCTAAGTCGACAGGCTCCACTTGCAATCTTACTTTCTTACATCCAGTACATTGTAATCTCTGCTCCATCCCAAATTTAGTGATTCGAGTAGGTTGAAGACTTTCAGGCAAGCTATCAGATTTAGCTTGAGATCGTAACTTCCCCAAAAGATGCTGTAAAAATTCTTCTGAATCCTGCTGTCTCATTGTACTGAATTCTTCATGCCCTTTCCCTATCAAAGCTTTGAATTGACTAGGTTTGATACCTTCCTGGAATCTCGGCGCTTCGGTATTTTCGTCAAAATCTGTCGTAGATGGTGGGGGTAACGTTGCCCTACGAGAGTAGCGACCCGATAATAATCCGTCAGCCAATTTTAGCATTTGACATTCTAAACATTCTGCTGGGAGCTTGTTACATGTCTGGAAGTGATGAGAGGCAGTTTCCGAGGTGTATCTAGACCGATATGCTGGCAGCGAGAAGAGTGTCTGAAGTACGGAAGCCATATAACAGCTATTGGAATATATAAGCTATCTGGATCTGTTGACAACTAAACAGACAGCTTACCTGTTCCCTAGGTTCTTCAGACCGGTCAATCCTTTTCCAAATACAGGTTCTAGCTCTTTTCCGTCATCCCCGGTCATCGAGAAGTCAAACTTTAGATTGTGCTCCAATTGCTGGGGAATGACAAGCAGCGTCAGCTGGTTTGATCCTGGTCATCCGGATATCTGTTGGATCTGCAGCGTACCAATTCGGTCATTGATTTCTCAGTTTTTATCTGCCCCAACACCTCAATACCGAATGCTTGCAGATGCTTTGGAAGATCAGGATCGACCTTCGCATCATCACAAGCATAGCAATAAACATCTAAACAGATATCAGTTTGCTATCCTGACggtgatgatattgatttaattcaaagATGACATACCTGCTGTACCTTCTGGAGTCACTGTACCCATCTTAACACCTAGCATATGCCCAGTTTCATGAAAGTGTTCCAGGGCATGGCCATTTCCGCCTACCCCGCCAAACTGCTTTCGGCCGCAATTTGCAAATCCGCAAGTAAGACAGAGCCAAAGATTCGACGTCAGATCGCATGACGAGCATTCAGTAGGCACtgcatcatcatttctGTCAGCTGAGCACATGAGTGAATTTCCCTCAGGAAATCAGCTCACCATGCCCGATCTGTATTAAGGGTACCTGCTCCAATGTCAAAGTATGTTCACAAGGTaatatctcttcttcccaCGCTTTGACTTCTGATTGTTGAGCAGAAGAAAGTGCTTTCATTATACCTTCTATCACAGATGAGACCTACATCACAACGGTTAGCTGTTTATGATTCAAACGGTTTGCTGATGGCAGCTCACGTTTGCATCATCAGAATTTATAGCTTCTCCGATGGGACTACATTTTAAGCACCTTAACGAAGTTGAGATGTTGTAcaattcttcatccttcGGTGCTGAGATAGCTAATTTTTTGTTTGGAGGTTCTGTTGAATCCTAATTATACGTATAAGTATCGCTGTCCTTGAAATCACTTTCATCGCCACCCTCACGACTGTGACATCGATAGCATTGGATTATATCCTTGGCTACCCTGaccaaagaagaatttgaacttACTCTCTTGGTCCTCTCCTTCCTCGTTCGCTTGATCACAACACCTACACCATGCCCCGTTTTCTCGGCATGTAAATATGCGTGTCTTCGACCTTCTCCAAAACAACCTCCATTAAAGCATTCTAGACACACTAAGACACCTTCAGGACCGTCCTGAACAAGGTCGAGAGGTAAGCTACATGACCATGGTATGCTGAAAACAGAAAAGCCAGCTTACTTGGCCATCAAAGCAGAGCGTACATTCCTCCctgattcatcaatcagCGACATCAGTTGAATGAGGTAGAATGTGTTTTCCTTCAACTTACCGATGAACTTGTTGCCCCACAGTGGGGCTCTTCAGCCTAGGAGCTATATGAGATATGTGAGAGCAGCTCATCTtgattggaattggaaaaagatGAGATGCATCGGTTGAGAGAAGAAGGACGAAGGAGAAATGTATAGCTATATAGTAACGTATGGTGATGAGTGACATGAAGCCAGCGCAGGGGTCTCCACCTCCACCCATCGAATTCTGCCACGTGTTGTCATTGCAAGGTGATAGCCACGTCATAATAATGTTAAACTTATCATTTGTTGCCATTGATTGTGATGTCTTCAAGACCGTATTCACATTATCTTTCAGGCCGTTATATACCTATACGTCAACGACGAATCATACAATCCGGCGTGCAGTTTGTTCTAACACTGTGCACCCAGAAGATTCGATCAATCAAGTGAAACATATAAGCAGGGATAGTCGAGCAAGATGAATCAATCACAGCCGTATGACTCAAATCGTAAGTTACCGGTCCGTTGGGCTTGGCTTCCTCATCGTTGGGCTAATCCATTTGGTCAAATCCTATAGAATACTATCAAAACTCTCAACCTTATCAATCCTTATCTAATTCGCAGACATTTCAATCTCCTAATTCTCAAGGTTATAATTCGAATCAAGGATACTCATCGCCTCCccctcaacaacaacaaaaccAATATTCTTCACAAGGATTTCAATCTCCGAATGTAAATTTTggtcaacaacaagaatGGCCACAatcacctccacctcaacaacaacaatcagGACAGGGTTATCAACAAAATCCACAATCTGCACAACAAGGATACTTTGGTCAAGGTGGATATAATCAACAACCTCAAAGTCCACCTGGTAAGCtattttcaatcaattattacTTAAACTAGGTTAAGAGGTAATTTACAATGAATTATAGTTGAAGTTACACATTCACCGTTTGTACGAACGGATTCGTCAGCTCGACTTACATTTACAGATATGGCAAGAATGGCAGGTAGACCACAAacttttgatgaaatgtaTGCTGTACCAGAAAGTTTTTTAGAAATCGAAATTAGGAATCCAATGACTCatggaattggaagaaagatgTATACAGATTACGAGATTGTTTGTATGGTATGTCTATCTCCGTCTCATCTTACcgaaaatcatttcaagCTTGAGAATTGGTTATAGAGAATTATCTGGtctaattccttttttctATGTTTGTTGTCTAGACCAATATACCAGCTTTCAAGCTACGCCATTCGGTTGTTCGTCGTCGATATTCTGATTTCGAAGCTTTCAGGGATATACtagaaagagaaagtaCGAGGGTCAATATACCGCCTTTACCTGGAAAAGTAAGTGGATGCCttcatttcattctcatAGTGATTCGAAGGAACCTAAACCTGCCTATCTGCAGTAATGATCTGCTATATAGAATAAATCATTGTACTGATTGACTGTCATTTTTCATCATAGGTGTTCACCAATCGATTCACGGATGATATTATCGAACAACGTCGAGAAGGCTTACAAAGATTCTTAGAAATAGTGGCTGGTCATCCTTTGCTACAAACTGGAAGTAAAGTTTTATGTGCTTTCTTACAGGATCCATCTTGGGAAAAGTCACAATGGGTGTAAGGCAGGATAATGGAACGTAGTGATAGAGCATGATGAAAGGGCCCTACTTAGAATCATGTAGGGCTCGCGGATAGTAGATTCAGAGATCGGTAGAGCGTGTATTTAGTTATATATATCTTGTACGCAGTGTATTAGAGTTTTCTTTGGTCTACCATATGCAAAAGAGGCGGAGCCAGAAGTATGcattttatatatacatttcaGTGGATGtacaaattacaaataaCAGGTGAAGTTGATCGAAATCAGTAAACTGTCAATTAATGCCCTTTACCATCTCTCtactcttcatcatcgtcatatATGATTGTCTCTTAATGATGTTCTGGACCTTCCACAAATGAAACCGGGATCCTTAAGGGTATTATCATATACAGTAGATTCACCATCCCGTTGTATATAAGCATAAAACATTGATCAATTGTATTTTAGTGTAATACTTGATTAGGAA
This genomic stretch from Kwoniella pini CBS 10737 chromosome 10, complete sequence harbors:
- a CDS encoding sorting nexin-3, producing MNQSQPYDSNQYYQNSQPYQSLSNSQTFQSPNSQGYNSNQGYSSPPPQQQQNQYSSQGFQSPNVNFGQQQEWPQSPPPQQQQSGQGYQQNPQSAQQGYFGQGGYNQQPQSPPVEVTHSPFVRTDSSARLTFTDMARMAGRPQTFDEMYAVPESFLEIEIRNPMTHGIGRKMYTDYEIVCMTNIPAFKLRHSVVRRRYSDFEAFRDILERESTRVNIPPLPGKVFTNRFTDDIIEQRREGLQRFLEIVAGHPLLQTGSKVLCAFLQDPSWEKSQWV